One window of the Rhodococcus sovatensis genome contains the following:
- a CDS encoding arabinosyltransferase domain-containing protein: MPDAVTDSSAVPSVPPAKGSPVDLRSQVRTTRLIAIVTGLVGALLAILTPFLPVVQTTSTIQWPEAGVIEDVDAPLVSQAPIDFSATIPCSAVAQLPPQGGLLLATAPSQGEGAALNSLFVRVSEGSVDVLDRNVVVASAPRADVEGPGCSSIEIVSNIDYTTAEFTGLTDEQGAQRVGRLDGDLRPQIVGLFTDLTGAAPSGMSVTIDVDSRFSSSPTILKLLAMILAVVCTIIAMGALGRLDGIDGRGHRRFFPSHWWKFTGVDVTVVGALIGWHFVGANTSDDGYLLTMARASDQSGYMANYFRWFGVPEAPFGWYYDVLAVFAKVSTASPWMRLPALIAGVLCWMVISREVVPRLGRAVRKSNVALWTGGLVFLAFWLPYNNGLRPEPIVALGALLTWCSIERAIATGRLLPAASAFLIGAFTLASAPTGLMCVAALLAGARPMARIVVRRHRLVGTLPLLAPLAAAGFLVLVVVFADQTYATVIESTRVRTAIGPSEAWYQDFLRYYYLFVQTVDGSVARRFAFLVMLLCLFSTLFILLRRRRVPGIANGPAWRLIGVVFGTIFFMMFNPTKWTHHFGSYAGIAGGLAALTAVAISASALRSRRNRTVFLAGLMFVLALAFSGINGYWYVSSYGVPWFDKTVSLSGNQSNTLFLILFAAALALAGWQYLREGYAPPQPRATSERGRRIKKFAAAPLTVIAGLMVLFEILSLVKGAVSQYPAYSLARSNIQSLTGNSCGLANDVLVEPNPNAGILDPIPAAFDPETGPLGGEDPSNFTPNGVPTDLSADAVEVKPGQGNTDQQSVGPAFEEGQNSGTGGGIGAQGVNGSTAALPFGLNPATTPVLGSYQPGIQEPASATSSWYSLPERSDDAPLIVVSAAGRILSYDDTGALTYGQSLLVEYGTRQPNGSVDVKGTYLPRDIGPAPSWRNLRIPIADLPDDADAVRIVANDPNLTGDQWFAFTPPRVPQLEKLNDLIGSEQPVLLDWAVGLQFPCQRPFDHEYGVAEVPGYRILPDRPLAVSSTDTWQAGDNGGPLGWSELLAKPVTVPTYLNRDWARDWGSLERYDPYYPQAVPATIETGEVTRSGFWTPGNLRVFDQ, translated from the coding sequence GTGCCCGACGCCGTGACAGATTCATCCGCCGTGCCCTCCGTTCCTCCGGCGAAGGGTTCACCGGTCGATCTGCGCTCTCAGGTGCGCACGACACGACTGATCGCCATCGTCACGGGCCTTGTAGGCGCCCTGCTGGCGATCCTCACGCCGTTTCTTCCGGTCGTGCAGACCACCTCGACCATTCAGTGGCCCGAAGCCGGTGTCATCGAGGACGTCGACGCACCGCTCGTGTCGCAGGCACCCATCGACTTCTCCGCGACGATCCCGTGCTCGGCCGTCGCCCAGCTCCCGCCGCAGGGTGGACTACTGCTCGCGACCGCGCCGTCTCAGGGTGAGGGAGCTGCACTCAACAGTCTGTTCGTGCGCGTCAGCGAAGGCTCGGTCGACGTCTTGGACCGCAACGTGGTCGTGGCCTCCGCACCGCGTGCCGATGTCGAGGGCCCCGGCTGTAGTTCCATCGAGATCGTCTCCAACATCGACTACACGACCGCCGAGTTCACCGGCTTGACGGACGAGCAGGGCGCTCAGCGCGTCGGCCGGCTCGACGGCGACCTCCGGCCCCAGATCGTCGGACTCTTCACCGACCTCACCGGTGCGGCCCCGTCCGGCATGTCGGTCACGATCGACGTCGACTCGCGGTTCTCGTCGAGCCCGACGATTCTCAAGCTGCTCGCGATGATCCTCGCGGTCGTCTGCACCATCATCGCGATGGGCGCGCTGGGACGACTCGACGGCATCGACGGGCGCGGTCACCGACGTTTCTTCCCGTCGCACTGGTGGAAGTTCACCGGCGTCGACGTCACCGTCGTCGGTGCCTTGATCGGCTGGCACTTCGTCGGAGCCAACACGTCCGACGACGGTTACCTGCTCACAATGGCACGGGCGTCCGACCAATCCGGCTACATGGCCAACTACTTCCGCTGGTTCGGCGTCCCCGAGGCCCCGTTCGGCTGGTACTACGACGTGCTGGCCGTGTTCGCGAAGGTCTCCACCGCAAGCCCGTGGATGAGACTGCCCGCTCTGATCGCCGGGGTGCTCTGCTGGATGGTGATCAGCCGTGAGGTCGTCCCGCGCCTCGGCCGCGCCGTCCGCAAGTCGAATGTTGCCCTATGGACCGGCGGACTCGTCTTCCTGGCGTTCTGGCTGCCCTACAACAACGGGCTTCGCCCCGAACCGATCGTGGCTCTCGGCGCGCTTCTGACGTGGTGCTCGATCGAGCGCGCAATCGCAACTGGCAGGCTGCTTCCCGCGGCGTCGGCATTCTTGATCGGAGCCTTCACCCTCGCATCGGCGCCGACGGGCCTGATGTGTGTCGCCGCCCTCCTGGCAGGTGCGCGGCCGATGGCACGCATCGTCGTTCGCCGCCACCGACTCGTCGGCACCCTCCCGTTGCTGGCGCCGTTGGCTGCAGCAGGCTTCCTGGTTCTGGTCGTGGTGTTCGCCGACCAGACCTACGCCACCGTCATCGAGTCGACGCGAGTGCGGACGGCAATCGGGCCGAGTGAGGCGTGGTACCAAGACTTCCTGCGTTACTACTACCTTTTCGTCCAAACTGTCGACGGATCCGTCGCACGTCGCTTCGCGTTCCTCGTGATGTTGCTGTGCCTGTTCTCGACGCTGTTCATCCTGTTGCGTCGCAGACGCGTACCGGGCATCGCGAACGGACCGGCTTGGCGGCTGATCGGCGTCGTATTCGGAACGATCTTCTTCATGATGTTCAACCCGACCAAGTGGACACACCACTTCGGGTCGTACGCGGGGATCGCGGGCGGTCTGGCAGCCCTCACCGCAGTGGCGATATCGGCGAGCGCGCTGAGGTCGCGGCGAAACAGGACGGTATTCCTCGCCGGGCTGATGTTCGTTCTCGCACTGGCATTCTCGGGCATCAACGGATACTGGTACGTCTCCAGCTACGGCGTGCCGTGGTTCGACAAGACGGTGTCCTTGAGCGGCAACCAGTCCAACACACTGTTCCTCATCCTCTTCGCCGCCGCTCTGGCACTGGCCGGATGGCAGTATCTCCGCGAGGGTTACGCTCCACCACAACCGCGCGCTACCAGCGAACGGGGCAGGCGGATCAAGAAGTTCGCGGCCGCTCCGCTGACCGTCATCGCCGGCCTGATGGTGCTGTTCGAAATCCTGTCGCTGGTCAAGGGGGCCGTGTCGCAGTACCCGGCGTACTCGCTTGCGCGATCGAATATTCAATCCCTGACCGGCAATTCGTGCGGACTCGCGAACGATGTTCTCGTGGAACCGAACCCGAATGCAGGCATTCTCGATCCGATTCCTGCGGCCTTCGACCCCGAAACCGGACCACTCGGTGGCGAAGACCCATCGAACTTCACCCCGAACGGCGTCCCCACCGACCTCAGCGCAGACGCGGTGGAAGTCAAACCCGGACAGGGCAATACCGACCAGCAGAGCGTCGGACCGGCATTCGAGGAAGGCCAAAATTCGGGTACCGGTGGTGGCATCGGCGCCCAGGGCGTCAACGGCTCGACCGCGGCACTACCCTTCGGACTCAACCCCGCCACCACTCCGGTCCTCGGCTCCTACCAGCCCGGAATCCAGGAACCGGCATCGGCGACGTCGAGCTGGTACTCCCTTCCGGAGCGCTCGGACGACGCCCCGCTCATCGTGGTTTCGGCCGCCGGTCGCATCCTCTCGTACGACGACACCGGAGCACTGACCTACGGACAGTCACTCCTCGTCGAGTACGGAACGCGTCAACCCAACGGATCGGTCGACGTCAAAGGCACCTACCTGCCCCGCGACATCGGCCCGGCACCGTCATGGCGCAACCTCCGCATCCCGATCGCGGATCTGCCTGACGACGCCGATGCCGTCCGTATCGTCGCCAACGACCCCAACCTCACCGGCGACCAGTGGTTCGCATTCACTCCGCCACGAGTTCCGCAGTTGGAGAAGCTGAACGACCTGATCGGGAGCGAGCAGCCAGTACTGCTCGACTGGGCTGTGGGACTGCAGTTCCCGTGCCAGCGTCCCTTCGACCACGAGTACGGCGTCGCCGAGGTTCCGGGCTACCGCATCCTCCCCGACCGTCCTCTGGCCGTCAGCTCCACCGACACCTGGCAGGCCGGCGACAACGGCGGCCCCCTCGGTTGGAGCGAACTCCTCGCCAAGCCGGTGACGGTGCCGACGTACCTGAATCGCGACTGGGCCCGCGACTGGGGCTCCCTCGAGCGCTACGACCCGTACTACCCCCAGGCAGTACCAGCGACCATCGAGACCGGTGAAGTCACCAGGTCGGGCTTCTGGACGCCCGGGAACTTGAGGGTGTTCGACCAGTAG
- a CDS encoding acyl-CoA carboxylase subunit beta, producing the protein MTGTTAEKLADLRTNLELAKEPAGEIGVAKRAKKGIPSARERVDMLLDPGSFVEIGALVRAPNDASALYSDGVVTGHGTVDGRPVAVFSHDQTVFGGTVGEMFGRKVAGIMDFAIKVGCPVIGINDSGGARVQDAVTSLAWYAELGRRHEPLSGFCPQISVILGKCAGGAVYAPINTDVVVATEEAYMFVTGPDIIKSVTGEEVSLEDLGSARKQAQYGNVHHVAVDEKAAFDWVRNYLSYMPSSCQEEPPVVNPGLEPEVTESDLTLDKIMPDADNAGYDMHDIILRLFDDGDFLEMSSEIAPNVITGLTRVDGTSVGVVANQPMFLSGALDADSADKAARFVRICDAYGIPLVFLVDTPGFLPGVDQEKVGVIKRGGRFLFSYIEASVPKVTVVVRKAYGGGYAVMGCKQLGADINFAWPTARIAVMGAEGAVNIIGRKQMAEAGENAPAVRQQLINFYNEHVATPWVAAERGYIDAVIEPSSTRLELRKALALLKDKKVFKNPRKHHLFPI; encoded by the coding sequence TTGACTGGTACCACCGCCGAAAAGTTGGCCGACCTGCGGACCAACCTCGAACTCGCCAAGGAACCGGCGGGTGAGATCGGCGTCGCCAAGCGCGCCAAGAAGGGGATACCGAGCGCCCGCGAGCGTGTCGACATGTTGCTCGATCCGGGCAGCTTCGTCGAGATCGGTGCTTTGGTGCGTGCACCGAACGATGCATCGGCGTTGTACAGCGACGGTGTGGTCACCGGGCACGGCACAGTCGACGGTCGGCCGGTCGCAGTCTTCTCGCATGATCAGACCGTGTTCGGCGGAACCGTCGGTGAGATGTTCGGGCGCAAGGTCGCCGGGATCATGGACTTCGCCATCAAGGTCGGATGCCCGGTCATCGGCATCAACGATTCGGGCGGTGCCCGGGTGCAGGACGCGGTGACCTCGCTCGCCTGGTACGCCGAGCTCGGGCGTCGCCACGAACCACTGTCCGGCTTCTGCCCGCAGATCTCGGTGATCCTCGGAAAGTGCGCGGGCGGAGCGGTATACGCACCGATCAACACCGATGTCGTCGTCGCCACCGAAGAGGCGTACATGTTCGTCACCGGACCGGACATCATCAAGTCCGTCACCGGTGAAGAAGTCAGCCTGGAAGATCTCGGTAGCGCCCGCAAGCAAGCCCAGTACGGCAATGTGCATCACGTCGCAGTCGACGAGAAGGCCGCGTTCGACTGGGTGCGCAATTACCTGAGCTACATGCCGTCGAGCTGCCAGGAAGAGCCGCCCGTCGTGAACCCGGGTCTCGAACCCGAGGTAACAGAGTCGGATCTGACGCTCGACAAGATCATGCCCGACGCCGACAACGCCGGCTACGACATGCACGACATCATTCTGCGTCTGTTCGACGACGGCGACTTCCTCGAAATGTCCTCGGAGATAGCGCCGAACGTCATCACCGGTCTGACACGAGTCGACGGCACATCGGTCGGCGTCGTCGCCAATCAGCCGATGTTCCTCTCGGGTGCACTCGATGCCGACAGCGCCGACAAGGCAGCGCGTTTCGTGCGAATCTGCGACGCATACGGCATTCCGCTGGTGTTCCTCGTCGATACGCCTGGGTTCCTCCCCGGTGTCGATCAGGAAAAGGTCGGCGTCATCAAGCGCGGTGGCCGATTCCTGTTCTCGTACATCGAGGCATCGGTCCCCAAGGTCACCGTCGTCGTCCGCAAGGCATACGGCGGCGGCTACGCGGTCATGGGTTGCAAGCAGCTCGGTGCGGACATCAACTTCGCTTGGCCCACAGCACGAATCGCGGTCATGGGCGCCGAAGGTGCCGTCAACATCATCGGCCGCAAGCAGATGGCCGAGGCAGGCGAAAACGCACCAGCCGTCCGTCAGCAGCTCATCAACTTCTACAACGAGCACGTTGCGACCCCTTGGGTCGCCGCCGAGCGTGGCTACATCGACGCCGTCATCGAGCCGTCGAGCACGCGCCTCGAGCTCCGGAAGGCGTTGGCACTGCTGAAGGACAAGAAGGTGTTCAAGAATCCTCGGAAGCACCACCTGTTTCCGATCTAG
- the istB gene encoding IS21-like element helper ATPase IstB, translating to MTTTRTAGTTEPVGTDLVRLLKALKLGALADTLPERAALARQHKLSHIGFLEVLLADEVNRRDSRSAMLRATKAGLDPAMAFDSWNALDDLRYDRTLLGDLTSLRFLDAHQSAIILGPVGVGKTHLATALGHMAIRRRHSVLFARSDKLFTRLRAARLDNTVDAEIRRLTAIEVLIIDDFALRPLDATETSDFYELIVERHRKKTTIVTSNREPSEWLTMTADTLLAQSAIDRLTSAAHTLIIEGPSYRQRTRPGTVDENTDNTHPQ from the coding sequence ATGACCACCACTCGCACCGCAGGCACGACCGAACCGGTCGGCACCGACCTCGTCCGACTACTCAAAGCCCTCAAACTCGGCGCGCTCGCCGACACCTTGCCCGAACGCGCTGCTCTGGCCCGCCAACACAAGCTCAGTCACATCGGATTCCTCGAAGTACTCCTTGCCGACGAAGTGAATCGCCGCGACTCCCGTTCGGCGATGCTACGGGCGACCAAGGCGGGGCTCGATCCGGCGATGGCCTTCGATTCCTGGAACGCACTCGACGATCTCCGGTACGACCGGACACTGCTCGGCGATCTGACGTCACTGCGCTTTCTCGATGCCCACCAGTCCGCGATCATCCTCGGGCCGGTCGGGGTCGGCAAAACTCATCTGGCAACAGCATTGGGACACATGGCAATCCGAAGACGACACAGTGTGCTGTTCGCTCGATCGGACAAACTGTTCACCAGGCTACGAGCAGCGCGACTCGACAACACCGTCGACGCCGAAATCCGGCGACTGACCGCAATCGAAGTCCTGATCATCGACGACTTCGCGCTGCGACCACTCGACGCCACCGAGACCAGCGACTTCTACGAACTGATCGTCGAGCGCCACCGGAAGAAAACCACGATCGTCACCTCGAACCGCGAGCCATCAGAGTGGCTGACCATGACCGCCGACACCCTCCTCGCCCAGTCAGCCATCGACCGACTGACCTCCGCTGCGCACACCCTCATCATCGAAGGACCGTCCTACCGCCAACGCACCCGCCCCGGAACAGTTGACGAAAACACCGACAACACGCATCCTCAATAA
- the istA gene encoding IS21 family transposase, whose product MAFREISVNEIREVLRLWLGTPALPAPGSRKIAEHAGVDRKTVRRYVEAAQGGGLKRTDTAAAVNDDLIAAVVDAVRPDRPHGHGAAWEQLVPHEEQITKWVAGDGEQKPLTITKIEVLLARKGCVVPYRTLHRFATERCGFGRKNLTVRVVDGDPGIECQVDFGYLGMLTDPEDGRARKVHALIFTAVYSRHMFVWLTYSQTLVAVIAGCEAAWKFFGGVFAVLIPDNLKPVVNEADPITPRFTDGWLDYSNHVGFITDPARVRSPKDKPRVERTVQYVRGNFWAGERFTSLAQAQEAVVRWCASTAGMRIHGTTCARPLEVFEDFELPVLLPVPAVYDVPIFKDVKVHRDFHAEVARALYSLPQQWIGSTLSVRADTELVKFYHRGTLVKIHPRQPPGGRSTDRDDLPEHKTDYALRDVASLIAKCTSHGPNIGIYAERILDDPLPWTRIRSVYRLQGLVRRYGAERVEQACALSLDLDVVSVTKIASMLERATESTTPDLPKAVGQSSTRFSRDPTEFRSTATTSLSVVDGSTAPSEGRP is encoded by the coding sequence ATGGCTTTTCGGGAGATCAGTGTGAACGAAATCAGAGAAGTACTGCGGTTGTGGCTCGGGACGCCAGCATTGCCGGCTCCCGGTTCACGCAAGATCGCCGAGCATGCCGGGGTGGACCGTAAGACCGTCCGTCGGTACGTCGAGGCAGCCCAAGGAGGTGGCCTCAAGAGAACCGACACTGCCGCTGCGGTGAACGATGATCTCATCGCCGCGGTCGTCGATGCTGTCCGTCCCGACCGACCGCACGGTCACGGCGCGGCATGGGAGCAGCTCGTGCCCCATGAAGAGCAGATCACCAAGTGGGTGGCAGGCGATGGTGAACAGAAGCCGCTCACTATCACCAAAATCGAAGTGCTGCTTGCCCGTAAGGGCTGCGTGGTGCCGTATCGGACGTTGCACCGCTTCGCCACCGAGCGGTGCGGTTTCGGCCGCAAGAACCTGACGGTCCGCGTCGTCGACGGTGACCCGGGGATCGAATGCCAGGTCGACTTCGGCTACCTGGGGATGCTCACAGACCCCGAGGACGGTCGCGCTCGCAAGGTCCACGCCCTGATTTTCACCGCGGTCTACAGCCGGCACATGTTCGTGTGGTTGACGTACTCGCAGACGTTGGTGGCGGTGATCGCCGGCTGCGAAGCAGCGTGGAAGTTCTTCGGCGGAGTCTTCGCGGTCCTGATCCCGGACAACCTCAAACCCGTTGTCAACGAGGCGGACCCGATCACTCCGCGATTCACCGATGGCTGGCTCGACTACAGCAATCATGTCGGGTTCATTACCGATCCAGCGCGGGTCCGGTCGCCGAAGGACAAACCGAGGGTCGAACGCACCGTGCAATACGTGCGCGGTAACTTCTGGGCCGGTGAACGATTCACCAGCCTCGCGCAAGCGCAGGAGGCGGTGGTCCGCTGGTGCGCCAGCACCGCGGGCATGCGCATTCACGGCACGACCTGTGCACGGCCGCTGGAAGTGTTCGAGGACTTTGAACTGCCGGTATTGCTGCCGGTTCCGGCGGTCTACGACGTGCCGATCTTCAAGGACGTCAAGGTCCACCGCGATTTCCACGCCGAAGTCGCACGCGCGTTGTATTCGCTGCCGCAGCAGTGGATCGGATCGACCTTGTCGGTGCGCGCGGACACCGAACTGGTGAAGTTCTATCACCGCGGCACCCTGGTCAAGATTCACCCCCGTCAGCCTCCAGGTGGCCGCAGTACCGACCGCGACGATCTCCCCGAACACAAAACCGACTACGCCTTGCGCGATGTCGCCTCACTCATCGCGAAATGCACCTCACACGGGCCGAACATCGGCATCTACGCCGAACGAATACTCGATGACCCACTGCCGTGGACGAGGATCCGCAGTGTCTACCGACTTCAAGGACTGGTCCGCCGCTACGGAGCCGAACGGGTGGAACAGGCCTGCGCGCTTTCGCTCGATCTCGATGTCGTCTCCGTCACCAAGATCGCCTCGATGCTCGAGCGCGCCACCGAATCCACCACGCCGGATCTACCGAAAGCAGTCGGACAATCATCAACGCGGTTCTCCCGCGATCCAACCGAATTTCGTTCTACTGCAACCACTTCACTGTCCGTCGTAGACGGCAGCACCGCACCTTCGGAGGGACGCCCATGA